One region of Bacteroidota bacterium genomic DNA includes:
- the folE gene encoding GTP cyclohydrolase I FolE, protein MLEENEMDGYAKIDQYNPQLVEKISKNYASTIELIGEDVSRDGLMKTPERAAKAIQFLTHGYDLDPAGILKSALFHDDYKQMVIVKDIEIYSMCEHHLLPFFGKAHVAYIPNGCIVGLSKIPRIVDAFARRLQVQERLTTEIRDCIQDTLKPLGVAVVIEAKHLCMLMRGIQKQNSVATTSAFTGEFENEKTRAEFIRLISANLS, encoded by the coding sequence ATGCTTGAAGAAAATGAGATGGACGGTTACGCGAAGATTGATCAATACAATCCCCAGCTCGTTGAAAAAATTTCAAAAAATTACGCATCAACGATTGAGTTAATAGGGGAGGATGTTAGTCGTGATGGTTTGATGAAAACACCAGAGCGCGCCGCTAAAGCAATCCAGTTTCTCACTCACGGTTACGATCTGGATCCTGCCGGAATATTGAAATCCGCGCTTTTTCATGACGATTATAAGCAAATGGTCATTGTGAAAGATATCGAGATTTATTCCATGTGTGAACATCATCTTCTGCCATTTTTCGGCAAGGCTCATGTAGCTTATATACCGAATGGTTGCATAGTTGGTTTGAGCAAAATTCCCAGGATTGTTGACGCTTTTGCGCGTCGTTTACAGGTTCAGGAAAGGCTGACTACTGAAATCAGGGATTGCATTCAGGATACGCTGAAACCCCTCGGTGTTGCTGTCGTTATAGAGGCGAAACATTTGTGCATGTTGATGCGAGGGATTCAGAAGCAGAATTCTGTCGCAACGACCTCCGCTTTTACCGGTGAATTTGAAAATGAAAAGACCAGGGCAGAGTTTATCCGTCTGATTTCTGCCAATCTTTCATGA
- a CDS encoding Bax inhibitor-1/YccA family protein translates to MENNNSNWNFNTVQQTQVGQQPIAKTFMASVFSWMGIALAISAITSYVFGTNESYMSYLISAEGRGLSGLGYVVMFAPLGFVLLMGLGFNRMSSTALTGVFLIYSVIMGISLSFIFLAYTHGMIFQVFFISAAMFGTMAVLGYTTKTDLTKLGNILIMALIGIVIAGLVNMFMRSDALGYAISFIAVIVFTGLTAYDVQKLKNIGANVESGSESAAKLSILGALTLYLDFINLFLALLRIFGGRRN, encoded by the coding sequence ATGGAAAACAACAATAGTAATTGGAATTTTAACACTGTACAGCAAACTCAGGTTGGACAACAACCGATTGCGAAAACCTTTATGGCCAGTGTATTTTCCTGGATGGGCATCGCGCTTGCGATTTCGGCGATTACATCTTATGTTTTTGGTACGAATGAAAGTTACATGAGCTACCTCATCAGCGCTGAAGGAAGAGGTCTTTCAGGTTTAGGTTATGTGGTTATGTTTGCGCCACTTGGTTTTGTGCTGTTGATGGGTCTTGGTTTTAACCGCATGTCATCCACTGCGCTCACAGGAGTGTTCCTGATTTATTCGGTAATCATGGGAATCAGTCTTAGCTTTATATTCCTTGCTTATACTCACGGAATGATATTCCAGGTCTTTTTTATTAGTGCCGCAATGTTTGGTACAATGGCAGTTCTGGGATATACTACCAAAACTGATCTCACCAAACTTGGAAACATTCTAATCATGGCTTTGATTGGAATTGTAATTGCCGGTCTGGTAAATATGTTCATGAGAAGTGATGCATTGGGATATGCGATTAGTTTTATCGCGGTGATTGTATTCACAGGACTGACAGCTTATGATGTTCAAAAGCTTAAGAATATCGGAGCGAATGTTGAAAGCGGATCAGAAAGTGCTGCGAAACTGAGCATTCTTGGAGCATTAACTTTGTATCTTGATTTCATCAACCTGTTTCTTGCTCTGCTCCGAATTTTCGGTGGTAGAAGAAATTAA
- the fabD gene encoding ACP S-malonyltransferase: MKRAYLFPGQGSQFVGMGKDLYDSGNEAMEMFEQANEILGFRITDLMFSGTDEDLKQTRVTQPSIFLHSVILSRSMGNTFLPDMVAGHSLGEFSSLVANRALTFEDGLRLVKARAFAMQKACEVQPSTMAAILNLDDKVVEDICAEISAGGHVVVAANYNCPGQLVISGSIEGVNIACEKMKAAGAKRALVLPVGGAFHSPLMEPARAELAEAIRSTHFSSPICPVYQNVNAMPVTNPDEIRSNLVAQLTGPVRWTQTIQNMIVDGATHFVEVGPGKVLQGLVKKINKDMDAVSA, encoded by the coding sequence ATGAAGCGCGCATATCTTTTTCCGGGCCAGGGCTCACAATTTGTGGGGATGGGCAAAGACTTATACGATTCCGGCAATGAAGCCATGGAGATGTTTGAGCAAGCCAACGAAATCCTCGGTTTTCGAATCACAGATTTAATGTTTTCCGGAACTGATGAGGACCTGAAGCAGACCCGTGTGACACAACCATCGATATTTTTACATTCTGTTATTCTTTCCCGGAGTATGGGAAATACATTTTTGCCTGACATGGTTGCCGGTCATTCCCTTGGAGAGTTTTCGTCACTTGTTGCAAACAGAGCATTAACATTTGAAGACGGACTTCGCCTTGTGAAGGCTCGTGCTTTCGCGATGCAGAAGGCTTGTGAGGTACAGCCATCCACTATGGCAGCGATCCTGAATCTTGATGATAAAGTTGTAGAAGATATTTGCGCTGAAATTTCCGCAGGAGGACATGTTGTTGTTGCCGCGAATTACAATTGTCCGGGGCAATTGGTCATTTCCGGTTCTATTGAAGGTGTCAACATTGCTTGTGAAAAGATGAAAGCTGCCGGAGCAAAACGAGCTTTGGTTTTACCTGTTGGGGGAGCTTTTCACTCGCCTCTGATGGAACCCGCGCGCGCCGAACTTGCGGAAGCAATTCGCAGCACACATTTTTCAAGTCCGATTTGTCCGGTTTATCAAAATGTGAATGCCATGCCTGTGACAAATCCGGATGAAATTCGCAGCAATCTTGTGGCGCAACTAACCGGTCCGGTTCGTTGGACTCAAACCATCCAGAATATGATTGTGGATGGTGCTACCCATTTTGTAGAGGTTGGGCCGGGAAAAGTTTTACAGGGACTCGTAAAGAAAATCAATAAGGATATGGATGCTGTTTCAGCCTGA
- a CDS encoding GH3 auxin-responsive promoter family protein — translation MPILNSILSWLMKQRIHQIELFMKYPHEVQQDWFNKLIESARNTEWGLSFDYKSIRTISDFKNRVPVQNYETLNPFIQRLMKGEQNILWPTDVKWFAKSSGTTAGKSKFIPVSQEAMEECHFKGGKDLLAIYCNNNPETLMFSGKGLALGGSHQLNIDRNDSFHGDISAILLQNLPFWVQWIRTPDLSIALMDNWEEKIEKMVKATLPENVTNISGVPTWTLVLARRILEVTGKKNLLEVWPNLELFVHGAVSFTPYKDQFQQLIPSGTFNYLETYNASEGFFGIQDRLRSDEMLLMLDYGVFYEFMPLSEYGKEDPITIQLDEVELNKNYAVVISTNAGLWRYIIGDTIKFTCKDPYRIKITGRTKLFINAFGEEVIIENSDNAIRVACEKTGALVRDYTVAPVYFSDGENGAHEWMIEFEKAPLSLEYFVDVLDTALKSLNSDYEAKRYKDMALRFPIVHQVPQGTFYNWLKFKGKLGGQHKVPRLCNDRVFIDEIAEVMRQMKSVHNS, via the coding sequence ATGCCCATTTTAAATTCCATACTTAGCTGGTTGATGAAACAACGGATCCATCAGATCGAGTTGTTCATGAAGTATCCTCACGAGGTACAGCAAGACTGGTTTAATAAACTAATCGAATCCGCCAGAAATACGGAATGGGGGCTTAGTTTTGATTACAAATCCATTCGTACTATATCCGATTTTAAAAATCGAGTACCTGTTCAGAACTACGAAACACTAAATCCTTTCATTCAACGTTTAATGAAAGGCGAGCAGAATATTCTCTGGCCCACGGATGTGAAATGGTTTGCGAAATCTTCAGGTACAACAGCCGGGAAGAGCAAATTTATTCCTGTAAGCCAGGAAGCGATGGAGGAATGTCATTTCAAGGGTGGAAAAGATTTACTCGCGATTTATTGCAACAATAATCCTGAGACATTGATGTTTTCAGGCAAGGGACTTGCATTGGGAGGAAGTCACCAATTAAACATTGACAGGAACGATTCCTTTCATGGTGATATTTCCGCCATCCTTTTGCAGAACCTTCCATTCTGGGTACAATGGATCAGAACTCCTGATTTATCCATTGCATTAATGGATAATTGGGAAGAAAAGATTGAAAAGATGGTGAAGGCAACCTTGCCTGAGAATGTGACCAATATCAGTGGAGTACCAACCTGGACTCTCGTTCTCGCCAGAAGGATTCTTGAAGTGACCGGTAAGAAAAATTTGCTGGAAGTGTGGCCCAATCTTGAATTGTTTGTTCATGGTGCCGTGAGTTTTACTCCTTACAAGGATCAGTTTCAGCAATTGATTCCATCCGGTACATTTAATTATTTGGAAACATATAATGCATCAGAAGGTTTTTTTGGAATTCAGGATCGATTGCGTTCTGATGAAATGCTCCTGATGCTGGATTATGGCGTATTCTATGAATTCATGCCTTTGTCGGAATATGGTAAGGAGGATCCAATTACAATTCAACTTGACGAAGTCGAATTGAACAAGAATTACGCTGTGGTAATTTCAACCAATGCAGGTTTGTGGAGATATATTATCGGTGACACGATTAAATTCACATGTAAAGATCCTTATCGAATAAAGATCACCGGTAGAACAAAATTATTCATCAATGCTTTTGGGGAAGAGGTGATTATTGAAAATTCTGACAATGCAATCCGTGTGGCTTGTGAAAAAACGGGAGCGCTTGTGAGAGATTATACTGTTGCACCGGTTTATTTTTCGGATGGTGAAAATGGCGCTCACGAATGGATGATTGAATTTGAAAAAGCTCCGCTGAGCCTGGAGTACTTTGTAGATGTTTTGGATACTGCATTGAAATCGCTGAATTCCGATTATGAAGCGAAGCGTTACAAGGATATGGCTTTGAGGTTCCCGATTGTTCATCAGGTACCTCAGGGGACATTTTACAATTGGCTAAAATTCAAAGGAAAGCTTGGTGGTCAGCATAAAGTTCCACGATTGTGCAATGACCGTGTGTTCATTGATGAAATCGCGGAAGTTATGCGACAGATGAAATCTGTACACAACTCATGA
- a CDS encoding deoxynucleoside kinase, translating into MHIAIAGNIGAGKTTLATLLAKNLKWEPHYEDVDDNPYLNDFYDDMQRWSFNLQIYFLNSRFEQITKIRQSGKTVIQDRTIYEDANIFAPNLHAMGLMTTRDFNNYQSLFNLMNKFVSPPDLLIYLRGSVPTLVNQIARRGRDYENSIRIDYLKRLNERYEAWISTYDQGKLLVIDIDDLNFADNPEDLGKIINRINAEINGLF; encoded by the coding sequence TTGCACATCGCGATTGCCGGAAACATTGGCGCAGGCAAAACTACACTGGCAACTTTGCTTGCAAAGAATTTGAAATGGGAACCCCATTATGAAGATGTGGATGACAATCCTTATCTGAACGATTTTTATGATGACATGCAACGCTGGTCATTCAACCTTCAGATTTACTTCCTCAATTCCCGTTTTGAACAAATCACAAAAATTCGTCAAAGCGGAAAAACAGTTATCCAGGATCGTACTATTTACGAGGATGCTAACATATTTGCACCAAACCTGCATGCTATGGGTTTGATGACAACAAGGGATTTCAATAACTATCAGAGTTTGTTCAATCTGATGAATAAGTTTGTTTCACCTCCGGATTTATTGATCTATCTGCGAGGCAGTGTTCCGACACTGGTTAATCAAATTGCCCGTCGCGGCCGTGATTATGAGAATTCTATCCGTATTGACTACTTGAAAAGACTCAACGAGCGTTACGAAGCATGGATTTCTACTTATGACCAGGGTAAGTTATTGGTGATTGATATTGATGATCTGAACTTTGCTGATAATCCGGAAGATCTGGGAAAAATCATCAACCGGATCAATGCAGAAATTAACGGTCTGTTTTAA
- a CDS encoding flavin reductase family protein translates to MLTINPKEIKTSIFHSYMLGAIAPRPIAFASTVDKNGVPNLSPFSFFNAFGSNPPVIVFSPARRVRDNTIKHTLENIYETMEVVINVVNYAMVQQMSLSSTEYPKGVNEFVKSGFTPIPSELIRPFRVKESPVQMECKVLEVKETGNEGGAANLIICEILRMHISESVLTPENKIDIHKIDLVARMGGDYYCRASGSSIFEVAKPNSALGIGVDQIPESIRLSTILTGNNLGQLGNVHQLPDKESIIEFSHRDFMKELKQRFGHHPEIFILKIHELAKTLLDKGHVEEAWKVLLAGLNLE, encoded by the coding sequence ATGCTGACGATCAATCCAAAAGAAATAAAGACCAGTATTTTTCATAGTTACATGCTGGGAGCAATTGCCCCAAGGCCAATTGCTTTTGCCAGTACAGTAGATAAAAATGGAGTCCCCAATTTATCCCCCTTTAGTTTTTTCAATGCATTTGGAAGCAATCCACCTGTGATTGTTTTTTCACCTGCACGTCGGGTTCGTGACAATACCATCAAACACACCCTTGAAAATATCTATGAGACCATGGAGGTGGTGATCAATGTGGTCAACTATGCCATGGTCCAGCAAATGTCTCTTTCCAGTACTGAATATCCGAAAGGTGTAAATGAATTCGTTAAATCCGGATTTACACCGATCCCATCAGAGTTGATACGTCCTTTCAGGGTGAAAGAATCTCCTGTGCAGATGGAATGCAAAGTATTGGAAGTAAAAGAAACAGGTAATGAAGGTGGCGCGGCAAACCTGATCATTTGTGAAATTCTGAGAATGCACATTTCCGAAAGTGTACTTACACCGGAAAATAAAATCGATATCCATAAAATTGATCTGGTTGCACGAATGGGTGGCGACTACTATTGCAGGGCTTCCGGCTCTTCCATTTTCGAAGTGGCAAAACCGAACAGTGCTCTGGGAATCGGCGTAGATCAAATACCGGAATCCATTCGACTGAGTACAATTCTCACCGGAAACAATCTCGGGCAACTTGGCAATGTTCATCAACTGCCTGACAAAGAATCAATCATTGAATTCTCTCACAGGGATTTCATGAAAGAACTAAAACAAAGATTTGGACACCATCCGGAAATATTCATTTTGAAGATTCATGAACTTGCGAAAACTTTACTTGACAAGGGTCATGTAGAAGAAGCCTGGAAGGTGCTGTTAGCCGGACTTAATTTGGAATAA
- a CDS encoding T9SS type A sorting domain-containing protein gives MKKDFLSLVLMMFWIYSSAQINPALLSRQVYHPQVSQVRLLGLTKPLRDTKPVLSNPSGNKLKQAKEVFNEKEYNPTLNPQALPKGADPLLDRRVHRTASDIDTIFTIEGLSDPNIYPPDPCGEIGKNEFIQMTNGGNGTLFQIFDKQGASIYGPAFCNTFWTQFGTTGLGDPIVMYDQAADRWMLSELSNSFSDVLIAISQTSDPLGSYYVYDFQTPGLPDYPKYFIWNDGYYFCSNEGSGGSPIYALNRNDMINGVQSTQLLRWTVPGFSAIGFQLASGADWDGSNPPPIGSPAYVLRVYDDAWGGGTDHLEVWELAVNWSSPGSSTLTGPTDLNVTSFDSELCPGFGYCVTQPSGGNLDVLQQVLMHRVQYRNFGSYESMLCNHVVDVDGTGNTSGVRWYELRKSGANPWSLYQEGTVSPDAEHRFMGSIAQDAFGNIALGYSVSSTTTNPSLRIIARSAGDPPGQMTFNEMQIASGQGSFQGGRWGDYSEMSVDPIENGTFWFTGEYMGNNDWTTRIVKFVLAKDSNDLAVTSLLTPVTAGGLGNSEIVKINVRNTGIVAQSNFQVHYQVDQGTIVTETYTGTLLPDSSVDYSFAASTDLSVIGQSYNFTVYTSLANDANRNNDTLRAEVTHLVDLDVNLLGLRGVSGLACGSSRDAGYIIRNDGASPLSSVVLNYILNGNPVVSSVANVSLSAGQQDTLYVSITGLLNGSNSVMCYVSSPNGQPDQNTSNDTLQAVFTNVMPGIDVTLELKTDDFPEETSWDLYDSHGNLMFSGGNYTQSQTVTTQVFCLEDSCYEFVIRDSYGDGFDFGVPGYFRLVRWDGVVLTTNTLTNFGYSESHTFCADYQCSLGLSSTITDATSSVATNGVILVSVNGGSGPYTFSLNGGPVQNNGLFTSLSAGNYTIVVTDINQCSDTILATVGIQVGLAEISSNDVQVSLQPNPVNEFLHLEIKGLKGPSYLEIQVYNVAGKVVRHAKIPAYGDVYTGTVIFADQPAGIYFIRVINANYKKLIRVVKS, from the coding sequence ATGAAAAAAGACTTCCTTTCCTTAGTGTTGATGATGTTCTGGATTTACTCGTCCGCTCAAATTAATCCTGCCTTATTATCCAGACAAGTATATCATCCACAGGTTTCCCAGGTTAGGTTACTGGGTTTGACAAAACCTTTACGTGACACAAAACCGGTTCTCAGCAATCCTTCCGGAAATAAATTGAAACAGGCGAAGGAGGTTTTTAATGAGAAAGAATACAATCCGACTTTAAATCCTCAGGCGCTGCCAAAAGGTGCGGATCCATTACTGGATCGAAGGGTACATCGTACAGCGTCGGATATAGATACTATTTTTACAATTGAAGGTCTCAGTGATCCTAATATCTATCCACCGGATCCTTGTGGTGAAATTGGTAAAAACGAATTCATACAAATGACCAATGGAGGGAATGGTACCCTTTTTCAAATCTTCGATAAACAAGGTGCTTCCATATATGGCCCTGCATTTTGCAATACATTCTGGACTCAGTTTGGAACAACCGGATTGGGAGATCCGATTGTTATGTATGATCAGGCAGCGGATCGATGGATGCTTTCGGAACTCTCGAATTCATTTTCTGATGTTTTGATTGCAATTTCTCAAACCAGTGATCCTCTGGGATCTTATTACGTGTATGATTTTCAAACACCGGGGCTGCCGGATTATCCTAAATATTTCATTTGGAATGATGGTTATTATTTTTGTTCAAATGAAGGAAGTGGCGGATCACCTATATATGCCTTGAATCGTAATGATATGATCAATGGAGTGCAGTCTACTCAATTGCTCAGATGGACAGTTCCCGGTTTTAGTGCAATAGGTTTCCAACTTGCATCCGGCGCTGATTGGGATGGTTCAAATCCACCACCTATCGGCAGTCCTGCTTATGTACTCAGAGTTTATGACGATGCATGGGGTGGGGGAACAGATCATCTTGAAGTTTGGGAACTTGCTGTGAACTGGAGCAGTCCCGGGAGTTCAACACTTACCGGACCGACTGATTTGAATGTTACTTCATTCGACAGTGAACTTTGTCCGGGATTTGGGTATTGTGTTACTCAACCTTCAGGAGGTAATCTGGATGTATTGCAACAAGTTTTAATGCATAGAGTTCAATACCGGAATTTCGGTTCCTATGAAAGCATGCTTTGCAATCATGTAGTCGATGTCGACGGAACAGGAAATACATCCGGTGTGAGATGGTATGAGTTGCGCAAGTCAGGTGCAAATCCATGGAGTTTGTACCAGGAAGGAACTGTTAGTCCTGATGCGGAACATCGGTTTATGGGTAGTATAGCTCAGGATGCTTTCGGGAACATAGCTCTGGGTTATAGTGTTTCGAGTACAACAACTAATCCATCACTGCGAATCATTGCACGAAGTGCGGGTGACCCTCCCGGTCAAATGACATTTAATGAAATGCAAATTGCAAGTGGTCAGGGAAGTTTCCAAGGCGGGCGTTGGGGAGATTATTCCGAAATGTCGGTTGATCCTATTGAGAATGGCACATTCTGGTTTACCGGTGAATACATGGGGAACAATGACTGGACAACCAGGATTGTAAAATTTGTTCTCGCAAAGGATTCAAATGATTTGGCGGTAACATCTTTGCTCACGCCTGTCACTGCCGGAGGACTTGGCAATTCTGAAATAGTAAAAATAAATGTTCGTAATACAGGTATTGTAGCACAATCCAATTTCCAGGTGCATTACCAGGTGGATCAGGGAACCATAGTAACCGAAACTTATACAGGAACATTGCTTCCGGATAGTTCTGTCGATTATTCCTTTGCAGCAAGCACTGATCTTTCTGTTATAGGTCAATCCTACAATTTTACTGTGTATACATCTTTGGCCAATGATGCAAACCGCAACAACGATACTCTTCGTGCTGAGGTAACGCATCTTGTAGATCTTGATGTTAATTTGCTTGGGCTCAGAGGCGTGTCCGGGCTGGCTTGTGGCAGTTCACGTGATGCAGGCTACATCATCAGAAATGACGGAGCGAGCCCATTAAGTTCTGTTGTATTAAATTATATTTTGAATGGCAATCCGGTTGTCAGTTCTGTTGCAAACGTTTCTTTGAGCGCCGGACAACAGGATACTTTATATGTAAGCATAACAGGATTGTTGAATGGATCCAATTCCGTGATGTGTTATGTTTCATCCCCCAATGGACAACCGGATCAAAATACAAGCAATGATACTCTGCAGGCTGTATTTACCAACGTCATGCCCGGAATCGATGTGACACTGGAATTGAAGACTGACGATTTTCCGGAAGAAACTTCATGGGATTTGTATGATTCACACGGAAACCTAATGTTTAGCGGCGGAAATTATACTCAGTCGCAAACTGTTACTACACAGGTTTTTTGCCTGGAGGATTCCTGTTATGAATTTGTGATTCGCGACAGTTATGGCGACGGATTTGATTTTGGTGTTCCCGGTTATTTCAGACTGGTACGATGGGATGGAGTAGTGCTCACTACTAATACACTAACAAACTTCGGTTATTCCGAGTCGCATACATTCTGCGCGGATTACCAATGTTCACTTGGATTGAGCTCAACAATTACTGACGCGACAAGCTCAGTTGCAACTAATGGTGTAATTCTCGTAAGTGTGAATGGAGGTTCCGGACCTTATACATTTAGTCTGAATGGAGGGCCTGTACAGAACAATGGATTGTTTACATCCTTGTCAGCCGGCAACTACACAATTGTGGTAACAGACATCAATCAATGCAGTGACACGATACTCGCAACAGTTGGTATTCAAGTGGGTCTCGCTGAAATTTCTTCGAATGACGTTCAGGTTTCTTTGCAGCCTAATCCCGTCAATGAATTTCTGCATCTTGAAATTAAAGGGTTAAAAGGGCCATCTTACCTGGAAATTCAAGTTTACAATGTTGCCGGGAAGGTTGTCCGTCATGCAAAAATTCCTGCTTACGGAGATGTATATACAGGTACCGTTATTTTTGCAGACCAACCTGCCGGTATATATTTTATCAGGGTTATAAACGCGAATTACAAAAAGCTGATCAGAGTTGTGAAAAGCTGA
- a CDS encoding sigma-70 family RNA polymerase sigma factor has protein sequence MRFLRSNRKVHLSDEEIIESYRHEANPDLLAILFERYSHLVFAVSMNYLKNEEESKDAVLAIFEKLASDLQHYHIRKFSAWLHTVTRNYCLKEEKIKKTKIRLSGEDKIMADEPENEKDDSTEVHLTYLPEALKNLNTEQRTCIHLFFLEEKSYREISELTGYDYNQVKTFIQNGKRNLKIYLEKRSNEKI, from the coding sequence ATGCGTTTTTTAAGGTCGAATCGAAAAGTCCACCTGTCGGATGAAGAAATCATCGAATCATACCGACATGAGGCTAATCCGGACCTCCTCGCCATACTTTTTGAACGTTACAGCCACCTTGTTTTCGCTGTAAGCATGAATTATTTGAAAAATGAAGAAGAAAGCAAAGATGCTGTTCTGGCTATCTTTGAAAAACTGGCGTCAGATCTTCAACACTATCACATACGGAAATTCTCCGCATGGCTGCATACGGTGACCCGCAATTATTGTCTGAAGGAAGAAAAAATCAAAAAAACAAAAATCCGTCTTTCCGGAGAAGATAAAATCATGGCTGATGAGCCGGAAAACGAAAAGGACGACTCAACAGAAGTACATTTAACATACTTACCGGAAGCCCTGAAGAATCTGAACACGGAACAAAGAACTTGCATACATTTATTCTTTTTGGAAGAAAAAAGTTATCGCGAAATCAGTGAGCTTACCGGATACGACTACAATCAGGTTAAAACCTTTATTCAAAACGGAAAAAGAAACCTGAAAATTTACCTGGAGAAAAGATCTAATGAGAAAATATAA
- the tig gene encoding trigger factor: MNITKQQLDDLNAVVKIELQPADYQDRVSQVIRQYQKTASVPGFRPGKVPAGIIKKMYGKAVLVDELNKLLSESLGKYIYENKLDVIGTPLPKQSEKEQAFEEGKEFEFMYELGIAPAIEVSMPKKKVPYYLVKIDEKMIEDDIADIRRRYGKFSNPEVSEETNILYGEFNELDEEGNLREGGNKTTTTLSIEMIKDVQERKQFVGLKKADIVRFNPRKVISSEAELTALLKLEKGSPSLESDYQFTVMTINQIEKAEMNQELFDKVYGEGIVTTEEEFRAKIKEGIAGYFERESDRKLKKDLRNVFLEEMNIPLPDAFLKRMLKANQEKAMDEHSFEHEYFHVSEDLRWNLVQSKFAAINNIEVTEDEVKDLSRQVIRQQFAQYGYYEMEPERLEDIATRYLNEEGNYDKLERSIRENKVFDVLKKEVKLDMIELPYADFVTKLNEKTTHELEHHHD, encoded by the coding sequence ATGAATATCACGAAACAACAGTTGGATGATTTGAATGCGGTTGTAAAGATCGAGTTACAGCCGGCGGATTATCAGGACCGCGTAAGCCAGGTAATACGTCAGTATCAAAAAACAGCGAGTGTACCGGGATTTCGTCCTGGTAAAGTCCCTGCCGGAATTATTAAAAAAATGTATGGTAAAGCGGTTCTGGTTGACGAGTTGAATAAACTTCTTTCGGAATCACTGGGCAAATACATCTATGAAAATAAACTCGATGTAATCGGAACACCATTGCCAAAGCAAAGTGAGAAAGAACAGGCTTTTGAAGAAGGAAAAGAATTCGAATTCATGTATGAATTGGGAATCGCTCCGGCAATTGAAGTAAGTATGCCGAAGAAAAAAGTTCCTTATTACCTGGTAAAGATTGACGAGAAGATGATTGAAGACGATATCGCGGATATTCGTCGTCGTTATGGTAAATTCTCGAATCCGGAAGTATCTGAAGAAACAAATATCCTCTACGGAGAATTTAACGAGTTGGATGAAGAAGGAAATCTTCGTGAAGGTGGAAATAAAACCACAACTACGCTTTCTATTGAGATGATTAAAGATGTTCAGGAAAGAAAGCAATTCGTGGGTTTGAAGAAAGCTGATATCGTTCGATTCAATCCCCGTAAAGTAATTTCCAGCGAAGCGGAACTCACTGCTCTTTTAAAACTGGAAAAAGGTTCACCTTCACTTGAATCGGATTATCAGTTCACAGTGATGACGATCAACCAGATTGAGAAAGCTGAAATGAACCAGGAGCTTTTTGATAAAGTTTATGGCGAAGGAATTGTAACTACTGAAGAAGAATTCCGAGCTAAAATTAAAGAGGGAATCGCGGGCTATTTTGAACGTGAAAGTGACCGTAAGCTGAAAAAAGATTTACGCAATGTATTTCTGGAAGAAATGAATATTCCATTGCCGGATGCTTTCCTGAAGCGTATGCTGAAAGCAAACCAGGAGAAGGCAATGGATGAACATTCATTTGAACATGAATATTTTCATGTTTCAGAAGATCTTCGCTGGAATCTTGTTCAAAGCAAGTTCGCCGCGATAAACAACATTGAAGTTACTGAAGATGAAGTTAAAGATTTGTCGCGCCAGGTTATCCGTCAGCAATTTGCTCAATATGGATATTATGAAATGGAACCGGAACGTCTGGAAGACATTGCAACAAGATATCTGAACGAAGAAGGAAATTATGATAAGCTCGAAAGATCCATTCGTGAAAATAAAGTGTTTGATGTTTTGAAAAAAGAAGTGAAGCTCGATATGATTGAGCTTCCTTATGCTGACTTTGTAACTAAGCTGAATGAGAAAACAACTCACGAGCTGGAGCATCATCACGACTAA